One genomic segment of Aureimonas sp. AU20 includes these proteins:
- a CDS encoding FadR/GntR family transcriptional regulator produces the protein MPVAQEESVAPASRARSKPGSKPGPRPRVGRDFVAALARAIAEGRFAEGSTLPREQDLCAEFSISRTVVREALKTLESKGVVRSRARAGTLVRARADWNLLDADLLDWMGDTVVDAAFLSAVLEARRAVEPFAAELAAERATLTDIAALNAAWETMRASERGHDAAFTAADAEFHRILLRASGNLVFAQLSAVIDAALTRALDRSNSSVASHLEAVAVHGRLVEALRMRDGKAARAASEQMLDTAARDLKRLVRDRQG, from the coding sequence ATGCCCGTTGCGCAGGAAGAGAGTGTCGCGCCCGCTTCGCGCGCAAGGTCGAAGCCCGGGTCGAAGCCTGGGCCGAGACCGAGGGTCGGGCGCGATTTCGTTGCCGCCCTGGCGCGGGCCATCGCCGAGGGGCGGTTCGCCGAAGGCTCGACCCTGCCGAGGGAGCAGGATCTCTGCGCCGAGTTCTCGATCAGCCGAACCGTGGTTCGCGAAGCCTTGAAGACGCTGGAGTCGAAAGGCGTCGTGCGCTCCCGCGCCCGGGCCGGCACGCTGGTTCGCGCGCGCGCGGACTGGAACCTCCTCGACGCCGACCTCCTCGACTGGATGGGGGACACGGTGGTGGACGCGGCCTTTCTGTCGGCGGTGCTGGAGGCGCGGCGCGCGGTCGAGCCCTTCGCGGCGGAACTCGCGGCCGAGCGCGCGACGCTGACCGACATCGCGGCCCTCAACGCCGCTTGGGAGACGATGCGCGCGTCCGAGCGCGGCCATGACGCCGCCTTCACGGCGGCCGACGCCGAGTTCCACCGCATCCTCCTGCGGGCCAGCGGCAATCTCGTCTTCGCGCAATTATCCGCGGTCATCGACGCCGCCCTCACCCGGGCGCTGGACCGTTCCAACAGTTCGGTGGCGTCGCATCTGGAAGCGGTCGCGGTGCATGGCCGGCTGGTGGAGGCCCTGCGCATGCGCGACGGCAAGGCCGCCCGCGCCGCGTCCGAACAGATGCTGGACACCGCCGCGCGCGACCTGAAGCGCCTCGTGCGGGACAGGCAGGGGTGA